In the genome of Calothrix sp. PCC 6303, the window CTTGTGACAAGCTATACAAGGTCTTACTGTACCTTGTTTCAATGTCACGTCAACATTGTGTTTATCTTTTTTTAAACTTGATTAATGTTTTGAATTTCGAGTCACTGGTTGATCAGTTTTCGATTCGACAAAATTGCTTCTAGTAGTTATATGCCCATAAGCGAATATAAATACACAATTTTGATCCAATGATTCATCTATCTGGAGATAGATAAATTCCCTGACAACAGCAACAAGATCCCTGACTTTTAGTAGAAGTTAGGGATCTTAATTTTCACAGACGTGGTTTAGCTGATTATAACCCTGTAATTTCTTTTAAATGCGTGACCAATTCTTGAATAGTTTGTGGAAGATTCATAACTTTTTGCAATAAATCTTGAGGACTAAACCCGAAAAATGTCATGACTATCGCTAGTATACAAATTAACACTACAGTACTAAAGACAGTTTTCAAAACACTAACTAACGTCTGAAAAATCAGTAATACGGCGATAATCTCAACAATTAGTAAAACTAAGCTGTGGGGCATGTTTTTCAAAGTAAAAAATAAAAAGCTAAAAGTAAAAAGAAAAAAACAGGATTAGTATTTGATCTCTAGAACCTCGACTTCTTGAAGAAATAAGGGATGTAAAGAATTTATAATCCCATGGAGAATAAAATAAGTTTGTCGTGAAGGCGATCGGGTAATATATGTTTGAGGAATGCACCTAATTTGGCATCAGAACCAATTAAATAGCGAGTTTTGGGTTTTTTGGCAGTTAAAGCATGAACTACAGCATTAGCAACGATATTAGGGGAGATTCCTCCAGAAGCGATCGCTTCTATCCGTTGACGCACAGAATTCATTGCTGCACCATACAAATGTTCTGCTGATTCTGATAAAGTAGCCCTAGCAACATCCGATTGAACGAAAGACTTACTCCAAATTGGAGTTGCGATCGCACCTGGTTCAATCAGGGAAACTGAGATATTCCAAGGTTTTAATTCCATCCGTAGGACATCTGTCATTCCTTCGAGGGCAAACTTGGAAGTGTTGTAAGCACCTGTAAAGGGAGATGGACTGATACCGCTAATTGAACCCATATTCACGATTCTACCGGGATGCGATGCTCCATCGGAGCCGCGATGCGAACGCAATAAACCCAGAAAAGCCTGAGTTACAGCCAATTGTCCGGTAACATTCACCAATAACTGTTGATGAAAATCTGCAATTCCTACTAATTCTAAAGGACCAGGAACCACAACACCAGCATTATTTACTAATCCACAAATTCCCTGATTACCCACAGCTTGGGAAACGGTTTTTACCGCAGCTTGAATCGACTCAGCATCAGTTACATCTAAGAAAATTGGTGTCAATCGAGATGAAGCTTTCTGCTTGAGTGCTTCAGCATCACTTTCTTTCCGCACACCAGCAAACACAGAAAAACCCAATTTATCTAACATTAAAGCACAAGCTTCACCAATTCCCGTAGATGCTCCAGTAATTACAACTGTACCTTGAACCTGTTCGACCATAGAACCTCGCAGAGTCAACTTAAAAGATAAGTAATGAGTAATGAGTATGTTTTGTAAGGGGGATTTAGCGCAAACTTAACGGGGGCTGTGCCTGCGTTAAAGTTTGTAAGACAGACCCCGAAAACGCGCTGCCGTCGTTGATTCCTGGGGAATTAAACCCCCAAATTTTGTTAAAAATAGAATTTACGCAATAATCCCGATATCACTTTTTAACACTGTTCCCTG includes:
- a CDS encoding SDR family oxidoreductase, translating into MVEQVQGTVVITGASTGIGEACALMLDKLGFSVFAGVRKESDAEALKQKASSRLTPIFLDVTDAESIQAAVKTVSQAVGNQGICGLVNNAGVVVPGPLELVGIADFHQQLLVNVTGQLAVTQAFLGLLRSHRGSDGASHPGRIVNMGSISGISPSPFTGAYNTSKFALEGMTDVLRMELKPWNISVSLIEPGAIATPIWSKSFVQSDVARATLSESAEHLYGAAMNSVRQRIEAIASGGISPNIVANAVVHALTAKKPKTRYLIGSDAKLGAFLKHILPDRLHDKLILFSMGL